ACTTGAACATTGTTTATTTTATGGATTGCCAGGAACTGGAAAAACTACTTTAGCTAAAATAATTGCACATGAATTAGAAACTAAAATTAGAATCGTGCAAGGTTCTTCTCTTCAAAAACCAATTGATGTTATCAATTTACTTTTATCAATTAATGAAAAAGACATTGTTTTTATTGATGAAATTCATGCCGTTAATAAAATTTGTTTTGAATTGTTTTATTCAGCAATGGAAGAACATAAATTGGATATTAACATTGGAAAAGATTTTAATACAAAAATTACTCGTATTGATTTGCCAAAATTTACTTTAATCGCTGCAACAACTTCACTTGGAAAAATCCCACAACCTCTGGAAGATCGATTTGGTATTATTTTTAACTTAAATGAGTATTCAGATGAAGAAATTAAATCCATCACACATTTATATGCCGATAAATTTAATTTAGATTTATCAAATGTTGATATCGAATCTATTGCTAAAGCATCTAAAGGTATTCCACGCATTTGCGTTAGAATTATCAAACGATTAAATGATTTTATTAAAACTAAAACTAATTTAAGCGTTAATGAAATTCTTAAACGATTAGGTTATATTTATAACGAATATGATATATTTGATAAAAAGTATCTTTTATCGCTAAAAAACCAACATCAACCAATTGGATTAAAAACAATCAGTCAAATGATTAATATTGATCCATTAACAATTGAATTAAAAATTGAACCTTATTTATTAACACAAAAATTAATTATTAAGACATGCCAAGGAAGAATTATTACAATAAAGGGGTTGCAGATACTTAAATGTTTAGAAAATAGTTAATTATTTTAGTTTGCGGTTAGCTATATCAACTAAATCCAAATTTAATTGTTCATTAATTTTATTCTTTAATTTAATCAATTCATCATTGCTATTTTC
Above is a window of Candidatus Malacoplasma girerdii DNA encoding:
- the ruvB gene encoding holliday junction DNA helicase ruvB; the encoded protein is MILINSLNEFVGKDDLKQNLQIYLNSSKQSNEPLEHCLFYGLPGTGKTTLAKIIAHELETKIRIVQGSSLQKPIDVINLLLSINEKDIVFIDEIHAVNKICFELFYSAMEEHKLDINIGKDFNTKITRIDLPKFTLIAATTSLGKIPQPLEDRFGIIFNLNEYSDEEIKSITHLYADKFNLDLSNVDIESIAKASKGIPRICVRIIKRLNDFIKTKTNLSVNEILKRLGYIYNEYDIFDKKYLLSLKNQHQPIGLKTISQMINIDPLTIELKIEPYLLTQKLIIKTCQGRIITIKGLQILKCLENS